The genomic segment GGAAGTTTTCGTTCAACGCGAGCCTTTTGAATGAGCCTGATTTGATAAATTTGTGTGTTAGGAAAGATCTGCAGATTTGTTCACCTTGTGGGGTGAATTGTTCTGAGGGATTCTTCGCTTCTAGTTCTTGTACTGAAAATGCGGACAGGGTTTGTACGCCTTGTTCTCTCTGCCAGAATAGTTCTTGTTCTGATGTTTGTAAGCTTCAGATATCGGAAGAGATGAAGCAACAGCATCAGCATCAACTACGTCAGCTACTCATCATAGTCGGATCTTCTGCTTTGAGTTTCTTGTTCTGCTTAGCTGGATTATGTTTGTTAATCCGCGTGATTACCAGCAGAAGTAAAGAAGGTGGCAAGAACCAATTCGGCTCTTGTATTCGTAAGCCTGAGAAGGAAACTGATGCAAATACTGACCCTCATCCTCCTGTGTCCGTGGCGCCGTGTCCAGGGGAAGCTCAGATTTTCCGGCTTTCAGAGCTGAAGGATGCTACTAACGGGTTCAAGGAGTTTAACGAGCTTGGCAGGGGAAGTTACGGATTTGTTTATAAAGCTGTTCTGCCGGATGGGAGGCAAGTAGCAGTGAAGAGGGCCAATGCTGCTACGATTATACATATCAACAGCCGGGAGTTTGAAATGGAGCTAGAGATCCTTTGCAGCGTTCGACACAGCAATATAGTTAATTTGTTAGGTTATTGTGCAGAAATGGGGGAAAGGATTCTTGTTTACGAACTCATGCCTCATGGAACCCTTAATGACCACCTCCATGGGGGTCTTTCTCCGGTTAGCTGGAACCTTAGGCTGAAGATTGCAATGCAGGCTGCAAAGGGGCTCGAGTACCTTCACAAGGAAGTTTCTCCTCCTATTGTGCACCGTGATATGAAGAGTTCAAACATTCTCTTGGATGCTGACTGGGGAGCTCGGATTGCAGATTTTGGACTGCTTACACCTAACGAGAAGGATCTTAATGGAGACGTGCAAACGGATGTCTATAACTTTGGGATCGTGCTGCTAGAGATTCTTAGTGGAAGAAAAGCTTATGACAGGGATTGTACACCTCCGAGTATCGTTGACTGGGCACTGCCTCTGATCAGACAAGGGAAAGCAGCAGTTATCATCGATCGTTACGTTGCTCTTCCAAGAAATGTCGAACCTTTGCTTAAACTTGCCGAAATTGCAGAGCAGGCATTACGCGAAAATCCTGCTGAGCGCCCTGATATGTCACAGCTGGCACTTCTGTTAGAGCAACTAGTGAAGGATGTAATGATATCATAGCCTTCTTTTCGGAGTTTTGTTGTAATTCTTTTGGTGGATTTGAAATTTTTCAGAAAACAAATTCAGATGATAGCATATTGGTGAGTAACGCTCTTCTGCAATTGTACATTTCGATGAGCTTCTTGTAAATTTTGTGCttaatattttttgttcttcacATTCTTGGACAAATGTCAacaataaattttcttttcttatggcAATGAAATATGTTGTGCTGCATCAAATCATCTTGTGTTTTCCGGAGTCTTCTTTGTTCACGGTGTAGATGGGATGAGACAGTAAAATTTGTCATAGTGTGTACCTGCTTAGTTAAACGGCAGATAAACTGTGAAATTTGTTCACATACACAAATTTTCTGTTATTTCAATAACAATTCTCAGTTGGATGTTGCAGCTCTTAGTGCCAAATGAAAATATAGTTTGTTGTTGAAAGGCGAATCAAGAATTTAAACTTGTTGGATTTTCAGCAGTGAACTTATTGTACTTTGGAAATTATGGGTTCGGAAATTCTTCATATTTGTTGAATTTTAATGGTTTGAAAGGTCAAAATATGTCTGTGTTTCGTATAAAAATTATTGGATTCAACTGAACCAGCAGATTATCGGCTGTATCTGCCTCTATTGTCGTTGATTATGTCTCATACCGTAGTTTGGtgagattatgatatttgaaATCACGGACTGATGTAAACTAAGGTGTTGGCGGATCCCTTGAGAGTGCCTGCTCAACACAGAAAGATGATCGATAAATTCCTTTGCTGCTCTTTGAATCCTATGTGACCTCTCCCATGTTACACTATTGTTAGCATGATAGACAAAacgtagaatatctgttacataTTTACCATATCGAGAATCTCTTAATGTAGATCCGACAAGA from the Capsicum annuum cultivar UCD-10X-F1 chromosome 9, UCD10Xv1.1, whole genome shotgun sequence genome contains:
- the LOC107843076 gene encoding serine/threonine-protein kinase-like protein CCR1 — translated: MNTLLIKISIFTLLCFVINLESTWGFGSMGSISAAFGKNSFFCAIDASGKQDVICWGSKNNSNLDVLNYPTDVPSMFALSGGDGFLCGILSNTSQAFCFDSMGSSSDLVPLVYKTNGYSRIAAGRNHVCAIRGMYYSESDWGSVDCWDIIRKSNGSMRSSESSLYYNQYTNSAVFKSVVSGDGFSCGGVKDGGVLCWGPKSSNLGISRFSENVYGLTAGIDSVCGVLEGSNEVKCWGANKDSFGIVPAGMLFVSLAAGVEHFCGIRQDNHGIMCWGKYNSSLIPKGSGFLAIASSEFITCGIREGDLVLDCWYTNVSSKVDYDPPLQLCSPGLCTPSSCSEGKFSFNASLLNEPDLINLCVRKDLQICSPCGVNCSEGFFASSSCTENADRVCTPCSLCQNSSCSDVCKLQISEEMKQQHQHQLRQLLIIVGSSALSFLFCLAGLCLLIRVITSRSKEGGKNQFGSCIRKPEKETDANTDPHPPVSVAPCPGEAQIFRLSELKDATNGFKEFNELGRGSYGFVYKAVLPDGRQVAVKRANAATIIHINSREFEMELEILCSVRHSNIVNLLGYCAEMGERILVYELMPHGTLNDHLHGGLSPVSWNLRLKIAMQAAKGLEYLHKEVSPPIVHRDMKSSNILLDADWGARIADFGLLTPNEKDLNGDVQTDVYNFGIVLLEILSGRKAYDRDCTPPSIVDWALPLIRQGKAAVIIDRYVALPRNVEPLLKLAEIAEQALRENPAERPDMSQLALLLEQLVKDVMIS